A single genomic interval of Suncus etruscus isolate mSunEtr1 chromosome 12, mSunEtr1.pri.cur, whole genome shotgun sequence harbors:
- the FOXI3 gene encoding forkhead box protein I3, whose amino-acid sequence MALYCGDNFGVYSQTGLSSSNAAAPSASPAGRAPYGLADYAASPATPNPYLWFNGPAAGGSAAAYLSAPPPPPPPGAAPSPFLPTAAPTAAGNFACAQRAFAQSAPGTPAGPSAPGDLSWLSLTSPEDLVKMVRPPFSYSALIAMAIQNAPERKLTLSHIYQFVAGRFPFYQRSKAGWQNSIRHNLSLNDCFKKVPRDEDDPGKGNYWTLDPNCEKMFDKGNFRRKRKRRSEASSSSAVVKSEDGLPSTLGVGGKSDGESASSSLMRPFQSTEHPEGSKSTASSPGAPMLSSTPCLSPFFSSLSGSNSANGQRVLPGSRHLGIQGTQIPTSSTFPTSFISEASSDTVQLNNSSVTTSSQRSSYYNPFPGSTSSNPFYNFSTVYPREGSEV is encoded by the exons ATGGCTCTCTACTGCGGCGACAACTTCGGGGTGTACTCGCAGACCGGCCTGTCCTCGTCCAACGCCGCCGCCCCGAGCGCATCCCCGGCCGGCCGGGCCCCGTACGGGCTAGCGGACTACGCGGCCTCGCCCGCCACCCCCAACCCTTACCTGTGGTTCAACGGCCCGGCTGCGGGGGGCTCGGCCGCCGCCTACCTGagcgccccgccgccgccgccgccccccggGGCCGCCCCCTCGCCCTTCCTGCCCACCGCGGCGCCCACGGCCGCGGGCAACTTCGCGTGCGCCCAGCGCGCCTTTGCGCAGTCGGCGCCCGGCACGCCCGCCGGCCCGTCGGCGCCCGGAGACCTGAGCTGGCTGTCCCTGACCAGCCCCGAGGACCTGGTGAAGATGGTGCGGCCGCCCTTCTCCTACTCCGCGCTCATCGCCATGGCCATCCAGAACGCGCCCGAGCGCAAGCTCACGCTCAGCCACATCTACCAGTTCGTGGCCGGCCGCTTCCCCTTCTACCAGCGCAGCAAGGCCGGCTGGCAGAACTCCATCCGGCACAACCTGTCGCTCAACGACTGCTTCAAGAAGGTGCCCCGGGACGAGGACGACCCAG GGAAGGGTAATTACTGGACCCTGGATCCCAACTGTGAGAAGATGTTTGACAAGGGGAACTTCCGAAGGAAGCGAAAGCGCCGCTCTGAGGCCAGCAGTAGCTCTGCAGTGGTGAAATCTGAGGATGGGCTCCCATCAACACTGGGAGTGGGTGGGAAGTCCGATGGAGAAAGTGCCTCTTCCTCACTGATGAGGCCCTTTCAGTCCACAGAGCACCCAGAGGGCAGCAAGAGTACTGCCTCCTCGCCTGGAGCCCCCATGCTCAGCTCTACCCCCTGTCTTAGTCCCTTCTTCAGCTCCCTGAGTGGCAGCAATAGTGCCAATGGCCAGCGTGTGCTCCCTGGCAGCCGCCACCTTGGGATCCAGGGAACCCAGATCCCCACCAGCAGCACGTTCCCCACAAGCTTCATCTCAGAGGCCTCCTCAGACACCGTGCAGCTCAACAACAGCTCTGTCACCACCAGCAGCCAGAGATCTTCTTATTACAACCCCTTCCCGGGCAGCACCAGCAGCAACCCTTTCTACAACTTCAGCACGGTCTACCCCCGGGAGGGCTCTGAGGTATAG